The Xiphophorus hellerii strain 12219 chromosome 5, Xiphophorus_hellerii-4.1, whole genome shotgun sequence genome window below encodes:
- the hemgn gene encoding skin secretory protein xP2 isoform X1, producing the protein MEETSQQENLQEVENKNQLEEEGGIRRRLRDRELLRKRKAEAEEKETNQWVFGVESQRKRSRGENKSGTKRRGRPRKTDPVLHFPVIQDETAEANSGQILTSQTGVPAVESQQAPDVDAPAPVPVRNSLFEKLEVDFAPVPAQYSAPDVQVPIQNPYAASVPVQAQYAAPEPVQDPHAVSVPIQASYSAPVPVKPQYSVPVPVKAPYAAPEPIQVPYAASVPVKASYMVPIPVQPPDDDPIEVQISDDVPVQFPDASPVRAPSQDVPAPPQVEALYPESPDSETPDQVLIEDLGPDDEEDISPSENDRADEGLDETPLMNTVDQNKIYSVPTLSSPPLPQEYLPGNQI; encoded by the exons ATGGAGGAGACGTCGCAACAGGAGAATTTACAAGAAGTGGAGAATAAAAACCAACTTGAGGAGGAAG GCGGGATCCGGCGGCGACTGAGAGACAGGGAGCTTCTCAGGAAGAGAAAAGCCGAAGCAGAGGAGAAGGAAACTAACCAGTGGGTTTTTGG GGTGGAGAGCCAGAGGAAAAGGTCAAGAGGCGAGAACAAGAGTGGGACCAAGAGGAGAGGGAGGCCTCGGAAGACCGACCCTGTCCTGCATTTCCCAGTGATTCAGGATGAGACTGCAGAGGCCAACTCGGGTCAAATACTGACCTCTCAGACTGGCGTCCCAGCTGTAGAGTCACAACAAGCTCCAGATGTAGATGCACCTGCTCCTGTGCCAGTCCGAAACTCACTTTTTGAGAAGCTAGAGGTAGATTTTGCTCCAGTTCCTGCCCAGTATTCAGCTCCAGATGTACAGGTTCCAATACAAAATCCCTATGCCGCTTCAGTCCCAGTACAAGCTCAATACGCAGCTCCAGAACCAGTACAAGATCCCCATGCTGTGTCAGTCCCAATACAAGCTTCCTATTCTGCTCCAGTCCCAGTAAAACCTCAATATTCTGTCCCGGTCCCAGTAAAAGCTCCCTATGCCGCTCCGGAACCAATACAAGTTCCCTATGCTGCTTCAGTCCCAGTAAAAGCCTCCTACATGGTACCAATCCCAGTTCAACCTCCTGATGATGACCCAATTGAAGTTCAAATCTCCGATGATGTCCCAGTTCAATTTCCAGATGCTTCTCCAGTCCGAGCTCCATCCCAGGACGTTCCAGCTCCTCCCCAGGTGGAGGCGCTCTACCCAGAGTCTCCAGACAGTGAGACCCCAGACCAGGTTCTGATAGAAGACTTGGGCCCGGATGATGAAGAGGACATCTCTCCTTCAGAAAATGACAGAGCAGATGAAG GTTTAGATGAAACTCCACTGATGAACACGGTcgaccaaaacaaaatatactCAGTCCCAACGCTGTCCAGCCCTCCTCTGCCTCAAGAATACCTGCCAGGGAATCAGATATAA
- the hemgn gene encoding skin secretory protein xP2 isoform X2, producing the protein MEETSQQENLQEVENKNQLEEEGGIRRRLRDRELLRKRKAEAEEKETNQVESQRKRSRGENKSGTKRRGRPRKTDPVLHFPVIQDETAEANSGQILTSQTGVPAVESQQAPDVDAPAPVPVRNSLFEKLEVDFAPVPAQYSAPDVQVPIQNPYAASVPVQAQYAAPEPVQDPHAVSVPIQASYSAPVPVKPQYSVPVPVKAPYAAPEPIQVPYAASVPVKASYMVPIPVQPPDDDPIEVQISDDVPVQFPDASPVRAPSQDVPAPPQVEALYPESPDSETPDQVLIEDLGPDDEEDISPSENDRADEGLDETPLMNTVDQNKIYSVPTLSSPPLPQEYLPGNQI; encoded by the exons ATGGAGGAGACGTCGCAACAGGAGAATTTACAAGAAGTGGAGAATAAAAACCAACTTGAGGAGGAAG GCGGGATCCGGCGGCGACTGAGAGACAGGGAGCTTCTCAGGAAGAGAAAAGCCGAAGCAGAGGAGAAGGAAACTAACCA GGTGGAGAGCCAGAGGAAAAGGTCAAGAGGCGAGAACAAGAGTGGGACCAAGAGGAGAGGGAGGCCTCGGAAGACCGACCCTGTCCTGCATTTCCCAGTGATTCAGGATGAGACTGCAGAGGCCAACTCGGGTCAAATACTGACCTCTCAGACTGGCGTCCCAGCTGTAGAGTCACAACAAGCTCCAGATGTAGATGCACCTGCTCCTGTGCCAGTCCGAAACTCACTTTTTGAGAAGCTAGAGGTAGATTTTGCTCCAGTTCCTGCCCAGTATTCAGCTCCAGATGTACAGGTTCCAATACAAAATCCCTATGCCGCTTCAGTCCCAGTACAAGCTCAATACGCAGCTCCAGAACCAGTACAAGATCCCCATGCTGTGTCAGTCCCAATACAAGCTTCCTATTCTGCTCCAGTCCCAGTAAAACCTCAATATTCTGTCCCGGTCCCAGTAAAAGCTCCCTATGCCGCTCCGGAACCAATACAAGTTCCCTATGCTGCTTCAGTCCCAGTAAAAGCCTCCTACATGGTACCAATCCCAGTTCAACCTCCTGATGATGACCCAATTGAAGTTCAAATCTCCGATGATGTCCCAGTTCAATTTCCAGATGCTTCTCCAGTCCGAGCTCCATCCCAGGACGTTCCAGCTCCTCCCCAGGTGGAGGCGCTCTACCCAGAGTCTCCAGACAGTGAGACCCCAGACCAGGTTCTGATAGAAGACTTGGGCCCGGATGATGAAGAGGACATCTCTCCTTCAGAAAATGACAGAGCAGATGAAG GTTTAGATGAAACTCCACTGATGAACACGGTcgaccaaaacaaaatatactCAGTCCCAACGCTGTCCAGCCCTCCTCTGCCTCAAGAATACCTGCCAGGGAATCAGATATAA